The following proteins are co-located in the Pseudomonadota bacterium genome:
- the metG gene encoding methionine--tRNA ligase: MANKNTYYVTTPIYYVNDAPHIGHAYTTLSCDVLARFKRLDGVQVKFLTGTDEHGQKVEKAAAIADVDPQRFTDEVSANFRTLAEVMNFSFDDFIRTTEKRHRVSAQALWDKLVETGNIYLDCYSGWYAVRDEAFYTESDLKDGPDGKKLAPTGAEVEWVEEPSYFFRLSAWEQTLLKHYDEHPDFIMPQSRRNEVVSFVKGGLNDLSISRTTFQWGIPVPHNNDHIMYVWLDALTNYLTAVGFPDQKSANFKSFWPADLHMVGKDILRFHAVYWPAFLLAAGLQPPKRIFAHGWWTNEGQKISKSTGNVIDPLILVRTYGLDAVRYFLLREVPFGNDGDFSHQSMVSRLNGELANDLGNLCQRVLSMIAKNCSGEVPPHQDFLPHDVELIKKGSGLLSVIRDQLNHQKFNRALEEIWSLIGEANRYVDGMAPWALRKEDPNRMCTVLYVLVEIIRYIGLVIQPFMPDSGCKILDLLAVDQTKREFKDFEEALIVGTPLPTPEPVFPRFIENGQT; this comes from the coding sequence ATGGCAAATAAAAATACATATTACGTGACTACGCCAATTTATTATGTGAATGACGCCCCTCACATCGGGCACGCATATACAACATTATCATGTGATGTACTGGCACGGTTTAAAAGGCTTGACGGGGTTCAAGTAAAATTTCTAACTGGAACCGATGAGCATGGTCAGAAAGTAGAAAAGGCCGCCGCGATTGCTGATGTTGATCCTCAAAGATTCACCGATGAGGTGTCGGCTAATTTTCGTACATTAGCTGAAGTGATGAACTTTAGTTTTGATGATTTTATTCGGACCACAGAAAAAAGGCATAGAGTTTCCGCACAGGCGCTTTGGGATAAACTTGTTGAAACTGGCAATATTTATCTCGATTGCTATTCCGGATGGTATGCTGTTCGCGATGAGGCGTTTTATACGGAAAGCGATCTGAAAGACGGGCCAGATGGAAAGAAACTTGCTCCGACCGGAGCAGAGGTGGAATGGGTTGAGGAGCCCAGTTATTTTTTTCGACTATCAGCTTGGGAACAAACTCTGCTGAAACATTATGATGAACACCCTGATTTTATCATGCCGCAAAGCCGCAGAAATGAGGTTGTAAGTTTCGTAAAAGGCGGTCTAAATGATCTTTCAATATCGCGCACTACATTTCAGTGGGGTATTCCAGTACCCCACAATAATGATCATATAATGTATGTGTGGCTAGATGCCCTGACGAATTATCTCACGGCAGTGGGTTTTCCAGATCAAAAGAGTGCTAACTTTAAAAGCTTTTGGCCAGCCGATTTACATATGGTGGGAAAGGATATTCTTCGTTTCCATGCTGTGTACTGGCCTGCTTTTTTATTAGCTGCAGGCCTCCAGCCACCTAAACGTATTTTTGCTCACGGCTGGTGGACCAACGAGGGCCAAAAGATCTCGAAATCAACTGGAAATGTTATCGACCCCTTAATTCTAGTTCGAACTTACGGTCTTGATGCGGTCCGATACTTCCTACTCCGTGAAGTTCCTTTTGGGAATGATGGGGATTTTTCACACCAATCTATGGTGAGTCGTCTTAATGGCGAGTTGGCCAACGATCTTGGCAATCTTTGCCAGAGGGTGCTTTCTATGATTGCTAAGAACTGCAGCGGTGAAGTTCCACCACACCAAGATTTTCTTCCCCACGATGTGGAGCTAATCAAAAAGGGATCTGGATTATTATCTGTCATTCGCGATCAGCTCAACCATCAAAAATTCAATCGTGCGTTGGAAGAGATTTGGAGTCTTATAGGCGAAGCAAACAGATATGTTGATGGAATGGCACCATGGGCCTTACGGAAAGAGGATCCAAACCGTATGTGCACAGTCCTCTATGTTTTGGTTGAAATAATACGCTATATAGGACTCGTCATTCAGCCATTTATGCCCGATTCCGGTTGTAAAATACTTGATCTTCTTGCCGTCGATCAAACCAAACGCGAATTTAAAGATTTTGAAGAAGCTCTTATTGTAG